Proteins encoded by one window of Alkalinema sp. FACHB-956:
- a CDS encoding C40 family peptidase, whose translation MQYRTIADLNLYDSPNLKSLATQAAQGRLLRLTVPVIGVMRPPMVPLAVQLVEDGYPGWLDPIDWEKLVPDDTPYQAPILTAEAIRDRIPQVIAFAQAAMAVPNQYLWGGTVAPNYDCSGLMQAAFRSVGIQLPRDAYQQEAFVQPIGLPDVIPGDLIFFGTPEKATHVGLYLGDNQYIHSSGKDQGRNGIGIDELSATGHPVSCNYFAQLRGAGRVVASYTPPD comes from the coding sequence ATGCAGTACCGCACGATCGCCGATCTCAATCTCTACGATTCCCCTAACCTCAAGTCGTTGGCAACCCAGGCGGCTCAAGGGCGTCTGTTGCGGTTGACGGTGCCTGTGATTGGGGTGATGCGACCACCGATGGTACCACTGGCGGTGCAGTTGGTGGAAGATGGTTATCCCGGCTGGCTGGATCCGATCGACTGGGAAAAGTTGGTTCCCGATGATACTCCCTACCAAGCCCCCATCCTGACAGCAGAAGCCATTCGCGATCGCATTCCCCAGGTGATTGCCTTTGCCCAAGCGGCTATGGCAGTGCCCAATCAATACCTCTGGGGGGGGACTGTGGCTCCCAATTATGACTGTTCTGGGTTGATGCAGGCAGCCTTTCGATCGGTGGGTATTCAACTCCCCCGTGATGCCTATCAGCAGGAAGCCTTTGTGCAGCCGATCGGGCTACCGGACGTGATCCCCGGCGATCTCATTTTCTTTGGTACTCCCGAAAAAGCGACCCATGTTGGCCTGTATTTGGGCGATAACCAATACATTCATAGTTCAGGCAAGGATCAGGGCCGCAATGGCATTGGGATTGATGAACTCTCGGCTACGGGCCATCCCGTCAGTTGCAACTACTTTGCCCAATTGCGCGGCGCAGGGCGGGTTGTTGCGAGTTACACTCCACCGGACTGA